One region of Emys orbicularis isolate rEmyOrb1 chromosome 6, rEmyOrb1.hap1, whole genome shotgun sequence genomic DNA includes:
- the TSTD2 gene encoding thiosulfate sulfurtransferase/rhodanese-like domain-containing protein 2, protein MISSSVLLDGGDEVECSILRFPDLDLKDPLPLTAKNNLKAELDTSVRKKYAFAKKKAFALFVKAKEVQVTASCPPSMCRAGLGWKCCRQTFNDLTGIHIHVATQHSSDIRQQTGVILKQLAAEASTSSNPASADEADRRSGPTCNSQELSDRLPDTSHISFDELTSGMGEVLLYYCYREVKDPVRLCAWQRSLCQHLHLTGKVRIASEGINGTVGGSKVATSLYIEAMLSHPLFKTILCREDFKSSAGGAHCFPDLRVGVFEEIVPMGINPNKVSYKETGIHLSPEEFHQEVEKYLSQAPQAQSDTILLDCRNFYESKIGHFQGCLAPDIRKFSYFPSYVDDNLELFKNKRILMYCTGGIRCERGSAYLRTKAACREVYQLKGGIHKYLEEFPDGFYRGKLFVFDQRYTISANEDVIAECRYCGTLWDQYKLCSSLHCRQLVLTCPSCRAKGFTACCPVCQEKGLKLASNPSGWMVKEECECTDRRQRVPGKC, encoded by the exons ATGATAtcttcttctgtgctgctggatgGAGGAGATGAAGTGGAGTGCAGTATTTTAAGATTTCCAGATCTGGACTTGAAAGATCCTCTTCCTTTGACAGCCAAAAACAATCTCAAAGCGGAATTAGATACCAGTGTCAGAAAGAAGTATGCATTTGCAAAGAAGAAG GCATTTGCCCTCTTTGTCAAAGCAAAGGAAGTGCAGGTCACAGCTAGCTGCCCTCCATCTATGTGCAGAGCGGGACTGGGCTGGAAATGCTGCAGACAAACCTTTAACGACCTCACCGGCATTCACATACACGTCGCCACGCAGCATTCCAGTGACATCCGGCAGCAGACAGGTGTGATTCTAAAGCAGTTGGCTGCTGAAGCCAGCACCTCAAGTAACCCAGCTTCTGCAGACGAGGCAGATAGGCGAAGCGGTCCCACCTGtaacagccaggagctctctgaTAGGCTCCCAGACACAAGCCACATTAGTTTTGATGAACTGACAAG TGGAATGGGAGAAGTGCTGTTATATTACTGTTACCGGGAGGTGAAAGACCCAGTGAGGCTCTGTGCTTGGCAGAGGTCTCTGTGCCAGCACCTTCATCTCACTGGCAAG GTGCGCATTGCTTCAGAAGGCATTAATGGGACAGTTGGTGGAAGCAAAGTAGCTACCAGtctttatatagaggcaatgctTTCCCACCCTCTGTTCAAAACGATTTTGTGCAGAGAGGATTTCAAG AGCAGTGCTGGAGGAGCTCACTGTTTCCCAGACCTTCGAGTTGGCGTATTTGAAGAGATTGTACCCATGGGCATCAATCCAAACAAAGTCTCCTATAAAGAAACCG GAATCCATTTATCCCCTGAGGAATTTCATCAAGAAGTAGAAAAATATTTATCTCAGGCTCCTCAAGCACAAAGCGACACCATTTTACTGGACTGCAGGAACTTTTATGAAAGTAAAATA GGTCATTTCCAGGGCTGCCTGGCTCCAGACATCAGGAAGTTCAGCTACTTCCCCAGCTACGTAGACGACAATCTcgagctttttaaaaacaagcgcATATTGATGTACTGTACAGGAGGGATCCGCTGTGAGCGCGGCTCCGCCTACCTCAGGACCAAG GCTGCATGCAGGGAGGTTTACCAGCTCAAGGGTGGCATCCACAAGTACCTGGAAGAGTTTCCCGATGGGTTCTACCGGGGGAAGCTGTTTGTGTTTGACCAACGTTACACCATCTCTGCCAATGAAGATGTCATTGCAG AATGCAGGTACTGCGGGACGCTCTGGGATCAGTACAAACTGTGCTCCAGCCTGCACTGCCGGCAGCTTGTCCTGACCTGCCCAAGCTGTCGAGCGAAGGGATTCACGGCTTGCTGCCCCGTTTGTCAGGAGAAAGGGCTCAAGCTGGCTTCAAACCCTTCTGGATGGATGGTCAAGGAGGAATGTGAATGCACGGACAGACGGCAGCGGGTCCCAGGAAAATGTTAA